CCTTGTATTGGACAATACGAAAACGTAACAAGCTGGCTTTCATAGCTCAGTTATGCGTTTTATTCATGGTCATAATGTTGGGTAATCCAACTATCGCTAACAAGCTGCTTTCACCTATGGAAAGAACATTCAAGCAATATGATTTAGACACCAAAGTAAATACGATTGTCGTTTTAGGATGTGGTCATAGTAATGATGGTATGCTCCCTGTCACCGCACAGCTTTACGGTTGTTCTTTATATCGCCTAGCAGAAGCCATGAGGATATATAAGGCTAATCCGGGAAGCAAAATCATCACATCAGGTTATGGCGGAACTGAACAATTCAGTAATGCCTTTATGGTAAAAGAAGCGGCTATAGCAATGGGAATTCCAGCTCAAGACATCAGTATAATTGAGTCGCCAAGAAACACAGCGGAAGAAGCTGATGCTATAAAACTAAAACTTGGAAACAAGAAATTTGCTTTAGTCACATCAGCCAGCCACATGCCTCGAGCCATAAGCACATTTAATGAAAAAGGCTTGTTCCCCATTCCCGCACCAGCCGGACACTTGGCAAAAGATGCCAGCCGAGCCAATTGGTGGCAACAGCTACCTCAATCTGAAAATTTACGCAAAGCCGAAACCTGGTGGTACGAAACGATGGGACAATTGGCACAAAAGTTAGGATAAACAGTAAAAACAGGCTGTTCCAGTTGCAGGTA
Above is a window of Paraneptunicella aestuarii DNA encoding:
- a CDS encoding ElyC/SanA/YdcF family protein, whose product is MDLFTFKKIVAHLLMPLPVIACLLILALYWTIRKRNKLAFIAQLCVLFMVIMLGNPTIANKLLSPMERTFKQYDLDTKVNTIVVLGCGHSNDGMLPVTAQLYGCSLYRLAEAMRIYKANPGSKIITSGYGGTEQFSNAFMVKEAAIAMGIPAQDISIIESPRNTAEEADAIKLKLGNKKFALVTSASHMPRAISTFNEKGLFPIPAPAGHLAKDASRANWWQQLPQSENLRKAETWWYETMGQLAQKLG